The proteins below are encoded in one region of Reichenbachiella sp. 5M10:
- a CDS encoding TonB-dependent receptor: protein MIRLRLLDIEPRSLMKMSLMLMLLLSFGAHAQDVVVKGTVTSEMGETLPGVSVLLQGTSTGTVTDLDGNYSLKVSSGEQVLVYSFIGMQKQEISVGGRTVIDVIMLDDVTALEEVVVVGYGTKKKALVTGANLRQTGEDIEALNTGTAMEALQGITPGVSIARNNGSPGAGTKVTIRGLGTNGNSNPLYVVDGVPVVDINYLNPSDIESIDVLKDAASAAIYGSRGANGVVLVTTRKGQKGAKPQVSYNGYYGVQNIYKKLPALNAQEYMYIMDEGRTNDGLAPTDWEATLQNNAWLENNYPGSGTQLGQDVWSRLQAGWEGTDWVDEITQKDAPIQNHSINITGAGESMIYSVGFSYFDQEGLIGGDLTDAGYKRLTGRLNTEFRLFEVNDRVILKIGENLTYSNTQNRSVATGNIYWNDLHDALVMNPLTPAYWNGSPNEFGFTPTIEGIANDQTNPVATLFYRHNYQYGKGNSIVGNVYAELEPIKKLRIRSSFGLNSWFGNSRSWSPTYALSTLYQNQTDGAQQDMYQGVTFTWTTTATYERDFGAHNVQLMVGTEQIRNDILNANVGGSKANTTFQDPDYAYLDNVNKQDLTGIDTWGKDWAANGGGLLSYMGRLSYNYNEKYLVDFTLRRDGSSNFLGDKKYGTFPSVAAGWNFTEEDFMSGLTFLDQGKLRASWGQNGNQNVDAFLYQTNIIFLDPGYYFGPNKPVSTQTAIPENVPNPDVGWETSEQIDIGLDAYFLNSRLSLTVDWYQKMTKDWLLRAAVQGTAGADAPIINGGDVKNSGVEILIGWQDDIGDFKYGVTMSGATLKNEVTKINNAEGIIQGEPNVLSQGTAYVSRIEEGKPMGFFYGYETDGILQNQQEVNDYKGPTDAPYFADQRPGDVRFVDQNNDGVIDENDKIMLGDPIPDFELGLQLNAEFKGVYANMTLTGKFGQQVMQSYRSFADRFDQNYTTEIFGRWHGEGTSDRLPRLSSSSHRNTNFISDIYMHDADYVRINNLTIGYNFAHMIQNANWINGAKVYVAVNNLYTFTEYSGMDPEVSFSGVGGEDDPTLWASGIDLGLYPLPRTVMLGVNLTF, encoded by the coding sequence ATGATTAGACTTAGACTATTGGACATTGAGCCGAGGAGCTTAATGAAAATGTCCTTGATGCTGATGCTGTTGCTGAGTTTTGGCGCGCATGCACAGGATGTTGTGGTGAAGGGGACGGTTACCTCTGAGATGGGAGAGACCTTGCCAGGAGTGAGTGTACTGCTCCAAGGTACTTCTACAGGTACGGTCACTGACCTAGACGGAAACTATTCGCTCAAGGTTTCTTCGGGTGAGCAAGTACTGGTTTACTCCTTTATAGGAATGCAGAAACAGGAGATCTCAGTAGGAGGTCGCACAGTGATCGATGTGATCATGCTGGATGATGTCACTGCTCTAGAGGAGGTAGTGGTAGTCGGATATGGCACCAAGAAGAAAGCTCTAGTAACGGGGGCTAATTTGAGACAAACGGGGGAGGATATCGAGGCGCTCAATACTGGGACAGCCATGGAAGCACTCCAGGGAATCACGCCCGGGGTCAGTATCGCGAGAAACAACGGGTCTCCTGGAGCAGGTACCAAAGTGACGATTCGTGGATTGGGAACCAACGGCAACTCAAACCCACTCTATGTGGTGGATGGTGTGCCAGTGGTAGATATCAATTACCTCAACCCCTCGGATATCGAATCCATCGATGTACTCAAGGACGCAGCGTCTGCTGCAATCTACGGATCTCGTGGAGCCAATGGCGTGGTTTTGGTCACGACTCGCAAAGGACAAAAAGGAGCCAAGCCACAAGTGAGTTACAATGGGTACTATGGGGTGCAAAATATCTACAAAAAACTACCTGCACTCAACGCACAAGAGTACATGTATATCATGGATGAAGGGCGAACCAATGATGGCTTGGCACCTACGGATTGGGAAGCAACCTTACAAAACAATGCTTGGTTGGAAAACAACTATCCAGGGTCAGGGACTCAACTCGGACAAGATGTATGGTCAAGGCTACAAGCAGGATGGGAAGGGACCGACTGGGTGGACGAAATCACTCAAAAAGACGCACCGATCCAAAACCATTCCATCAATATCACAGGAGCCGGGGAAAGCATGATATACTCCGTCGGTTTTTCGTATTTTGATCAAGAGGGATTGATCGGTGGAGACTTGACAGATGCGGGCTACAAGAGGTTGACGGGCCGTCTCAATACGGAGTTTAGGTTGTTTGAAGTGAATGACCGAGTAATACTGAAGATCGGAGAGAATTTAACTTATTCGAATACACAGAATCGAAGTGTTGCTACAGGCAATATTTATTGGAATGATTTGCATGATGCTTTGGTGATGAATCCGTTGACACCAGCATACTGGAATGGTTCGCCCAACGAATTTGGCTTTACCCCGACGATAGAGGGGATCGCCAATGACCAGACCAATCCGGTAGCCACATTGTTTTATAGACACAACTACCAGTACGGCAAAGGAAACAGCATCGTGGGTAATGTGTATGCGGAATTGGAGCCTATCAAAAAATTGAGGATACGCTCTTCGTTTGGGTTGAATTCTTGGTTTGGCAACAGCCGATCCTGGAGCCCAACCTATGCTCTGTCGACCCTGTATCAGAACCAAACGGATGGAGCGCAGCAAGATATGTATCAGGGAGTTACTTTTACCTGGACGACAACTGCTACTTACGAGCGTGATTTTGGAGCACACAATGTGCAACTCATGGTCGGGACCGAGCAGATCCGCAACGATATACTCAATGCCAATGTGGGAGGTAGTAAAGCGAATACGACATTTCAAGACCCAGATTACGCTTATCTAGACAATGTCAATAAACAAGATTTGACAGGGATTGACACGTGGGGTAAGGATTGGGCTGCCAATGGCGGTGGACTGTTGTCCTACATGGGGCGTTTGTCATACAATTACAACGAGAAATATCTCGTGGATTTTACCCTTCGTCGTGACGGTTCTTCCAATTTCTTGGGAGACAAGAAGTACGGAACTTTTCCTTCTGTAGCCGCTGGATGGAATTTCACAGAAGAAGATTTCATGTCAGGATTGACCTTCCTAGATCAAGGTAAATTGCGAGCGAGTTGGGGACAAAACGGAAACCAAAATGTAGACGCCTTTTTGTACCAAACCAACATAATATTCTTAGATCCAGGGTATTATTTTGGTCCCAATAAGCCTGTCAGTACACAAACTGCTATTCCAGAAAATGTCCCGAATCCTGATGTGGGATGGGAGACTTCCGAACAGATTGACATAGGCTTGGATGCGTATTTTCTAAATTCTCGTTTGTCATTGACCGTGGATTGGTACCAAAAAATGACCAAGGATTGGTTGTTGAGAGCTGCGGTGCAAGGTACAGCAGGAGCGGATGCTCCGATCATCAATGGCGGAGATGTCAAAAACTCTGGTGTCGAAATCCTCATTGGGTGGCAAGACGATATTGGTGATTTCAAATATGGAGTGACGATGAGTGGTGCTACCTTGAAAAACGAGGTGACCAAGATCAACAATGCCGAAGGGATCATTCAGGGTGAACCTAATGTGTTGTCTCAGGGGACTGCTTATGTGTCACGTATCGAAGAAGGCAAGCCGATGGGCTTCTTTTACGGCTATGAGACGGACGGGATTTTACAAAACCAGCAGGAAGTCAACGACTACAAAGGGCCTACTGATGCGCCGTATTTTGCAGATCAACGTCCAGGTGACGTTCGTTTTGTGGATCAAAACAACGATGGGGTCATTGACGAAAACGACAAAATCATGTTGGGCGATCCAATCCCTGATTTTGAGTTGGGACTTCAGCTGAACGCCGAGTTCAAAGGAGTATATGCCAACATGACCTTGACAGGTAAATTTGGCCAGCAAGTGATGCAGTCGTATCGTTCGTTTGCAGATCGATTTGATCAGAACTATACAACCGAAATCTTCGGTAGATGGCATGGAGAAGGGACTTCCGATCGATTGCCTCGATTGAGCTCTTCGTCACATCGCAACACCAACTTTATTTCGGATATCTACATGCACGATGCGGACTATGTCCGAATCAACAACCTCACGATTGGGTACAACTTTGCCCATATGATTCAAAATGCAAATTGGATCAACGGAGCGAAGGTTTATGTAGCAGTCAACAACCTCTATACTTTTACCGAATACTCTGGGATGGATCCCGAGGTTTCGTTTAGTGGTGTAGGTGGAGAAGACGATCCTACCCTATGGGCATCAGGGATCGATTTAGGACTATACCCTTTGCCACGCACTGTGATGCTGGGTGTAAATCTCACTTTCTAA
- a CDS encoding RagB/SusD family nutrient uptake outer membrane protein → MKIINRIQYIIAVVMLLVLAGCDDSFLEAENRYGLNTDTYYKTPDDMDAAVSGIYNALYVNGVHSDEHLAANLLSDLMLGGGGPDDKSAKNVDSFQDPNEDTYKDLWVETYKGIFRANNIIEGMEVADFAPYFDTDQEALDYKNKTLGEVYFMRGFLLFRAAKFFGGMPLIMSSTTPRDLPRATIPETYGQIASDLQRAIDLMPTVSATAIPVEEYGHANRWVAQAYLARVYLFFTGYMTNIEKTATTEITLPEGAGTITQADVIAALNDCIANSGYALESDFRNLWPYSYVNERAGEVVLPWADTEGLAWAGQDGPNGTFGTGNSEVMFSLRYAYGNWDWDKGQSYNNRICLFFGIRDNSMVPFGQGWGWGTIHPLLLSQWDNTDQRKLGSILQLGEADQGTDGYQADKGDHETGMFNKKYTTLQHDGAEGVKGLFFYLYNMVHGDPLQLWAAQDFFYMRFADVLLMQSELTGDNTSMNLVRVRAGLPTIAYSLDAIKEERMHEFAFEGLRWFDLVRWGDVENDANNFYSDQVDVRNSGVAGKYSVTYRPETKGLVPVPESEIRLSNGIYQQNPGW, encoded by the coding sequence ATGAAGATTATAAATAGAATACAATATATAATAGCGGTAGTCATGCTACTGGTACTGGCGGGTTGTGATGATTCTTTTCTTGAGGCCGAAAACCGATATGGATTGAATACAGATACGTATTACAAAACGCCAGATGATATGGATGCGGCTGTGTCTGGTATATACAATGCTTTGTATGTCAATGGAGTACATAGTGATGAGCATTTGGCAGCCAATCTGCTCTCGGATCTCATGCTCGGTGGAGGTGGTCCAGACGACAAGAGTGCCAAGAATGTGGATAGTTTTCAGGATCCCAACGAGGATACGTACAAAGACCTATGGGTCGAGACCTACAAGGGGATTTTTAGAGCCAACAACATCATAGAAGGCATGGAGGTAGCCGATTTTGCACCGTACTTTGATACGGATCAGGAAGCTTTGGATTACAAAAACAAAACCTTGGGTGAGGTGTACTTCATGAGAGGGTTCTTGTTGTTTAGAGCGGCTAAGTTTTTTGGAGGAATGCCTTTGATCATGAGTAGTACTACACCACGCGATTTGCCGAGAGCGACGATACCAGAGACTTATGGTCAGATTGCCTCTGATTTGCAGAGGGCGATCGATCTGATGCCCACCGTGAGTGCAACGGCCATTCCTGTTGAGGAATATGGACATGCCAATCGCTGGGTGGCACAGGCATATCTCGCACGAGTATACTTGTTTTTTACGGGGTATATGACCAATATCGAGAAGACTGCTACGACAGAAATTACTTTGCCCGAAGGTGCAGGTACGATCACCCAAGCGGATGTAATAGCCGCTCTCAATGATTGTATTGCCAACAGTGGGTATGCCTTGGAAAGTGACTTTAGAAACCTATGGCCGTATTCTTATGTCAACGAGAGAGCGGGAGAGGTGGTATTGCCTTGGGCAGATACCGAAGGTCTTGCATGGGCTGGACAGGATGGTCCGAATGGTACCTTTGGTACAGGCAACTCGGAAGTAATGTTCTCTCTGCGCTATGCCTATGGCAACTGGGACTGGGACAAAGGACAGAGTTACAACAATCGTATTTGTTTGTTTTTTGGTATTCGAGACAACAGTATGGTGCCGTTTGGTCAAGGCTGGGGCTGGGGGACTATTCATCCGCTTCTGCTGAGTCAATGGGACAATACAGATCAACGAAAATTGGGATCGATCCTTCAATTGGGAGAAGCAGACCAAGGAACAGATGGTTATCAAGCAGACAAAGGGGATCACGAAACGGGTATGTTCAATAAGAAATACACGACCCTTCAACATGATGGGGCCGAAGGAGTCAAAGGCTTGTTTTTTTACCTCTACAACATGGTCCATGGAGATCCCTTGCAGCTCTGGGCCGCACAGGATTTCTTTTACATGAGGTTTGCAGATGTATTGTTGATGCAATCCGAATTGACCGGAGACAACACCAGTATGAACCTCGTGAGAGTGAGGGCAGGGTTGCCTACAATAGCTTATTCGCTAGATGCAATCAAAGAAGAAAGAATGCATGAATTTGCTTTTGAAGGTCTGCGTTGGTTTGACCTGGTGCGCTGGGGGGATGTCGAAAACGATGCGAATAATTTCTATTCGGATCAGGTGGATGTCAGAAATTCGGGAGTGGCTGGCAAGTACAGCGTGACCTATCGTCCAGAGACCAAGGGATTGGTTCCTGTACCAGAATCTGAAATCAGGCTGTCCAATGGGATCTATCAGCAGAATCCAGGATGGTAA
- a CDS encoding two-component regulator propeller domain-containing protein, protein MKRLGLYCIGLLMMGHVTRAQRVVSDYQFVSPDQELSQNTVTSIIQDHNGFLWLGTRSGLNKYDGFNMKTFMRDEKDSATISSNYVRSLYYTSDHRLLVGSLSGGYSVYDESTETFAQLEATHTPAEMESVSINAFYEDSHHNIWIATDRNGLYMWDSVLKIFVQYRHNELDPWGISSNTVTGVIGDGRGNLWVSTWGGGLNLFNTNTKRFIHYLHDEEALNSPSSNVIRCLVSGRGGDIWLGTDRGVDRVSYDKSGKYRFEHLATTNSRGEEPFVLTMMEDSQNRLWIGSENDGICAVDLATKQYDWHAYDSKSEYSIKNNSIWSIFEDSKGVIWVGTFNKGLFKLDESNRKFPVYKHNPYDERTLTHNAVSSFGEDQQGNVWIATDGGGVDYWDVSHGSFTHYTKEKYPQMSDEVLSIMIDRYQNVWVGNWQGGALVKRKGEDIFEPFPLPHDFKLQHDRENVFSIIEDLNGRIWFAVFRGGLLRYDPSTQTYTAYLHDQNNPESISSNATRQVYQDSKGRIWVSTEGTGLNMLEDPESGVFRHYFHDKNDATTLSENTVQSVIEDSKGRIWVGTSGGLNLYDESKETFTKYGYQDGFADEVIHSMQVDDHGLLWLSTNKGLIRFDPEEKKVRNFDLDDGLQALEFFKNSSYKLSSGALLFGGVDGFNVLMPDQISDEFDEPEMYIMDFNVSNESIKKSNADLLQGNLMDGGQIELSYDQNDFSIEFSQINFAQSSKNEFAYQLESYDQEWQLAGNRREAYYTNVPAGQYTFRVKGTDNGGEWSGQEATLSLVIHPAWYDTTWAYVLYALFGFGLLFWAFQTIINRERLQSKLMVEHMELAKMQELDQMKSSFFANISHEFRSPLTLLLGPLKAMMENDTFQSSREQVMMMLRNAENLLNLINQLLELSKLESGKMRLELVTIDVLSFLKPIIHSFSSLASRNNMAYKIDFPRGELLLTFDRDKLEKIMVNLLSNAFKYTNDYGRIVVTLREEVDKVVIEVQDDGIGIPKEDQDYIFNRYYRVRDHKTKKSKGTGIGLSLTKELVDLHHGHIGFKSQENEGTTFEVHLFKGTALFSEDDFVDVDESTHTQQGRSSIYELEEEVFKSTSSNDSLSEEEDDKLPLVLVVEDNSDIRLYIKSILESEYRVVLAENGQEGIVTAKEQIPDLIISDVMMPEKDGFEVCQEIKQDVKTSHIPVILLTAKASNNSALNGFEIGADYYITKPFNPKLLSLRVRNALHTRDQIRGQLQNKSTFNIEPKNVVIASKEEEFITKAVAIIEKNISNSEFYVDDLGKELGMSRMQLYRKLKGLIGQSANEFIRSIRLKRAAQLIRQDQLNISEITYQVGFNDLQYFRDCFKKQYGVNPSEYASDVTEKTH, encoded by the coding sequence ATGAAAAGATTGGGACTATACTGTATAGGCTTGTTGATGATGGGGCACGTGACGCGGGCACAGCGTGTGGTGTCTGATTATCAGTTCGTGTCTCCAGATCAAGAACTTTCCCAAAACACAGTCACGTCCATCATACAAGATCACAACGGTTTTTTGTGGTTGGGGACTCGCAGTGGACTCAACAAATACGATGGGTTCAACATGAAGACCTTCATGCGGGACGAAAAGGATAGTGCGACCATCAGTAGTAACTACGTTCGGTCACTTTATTACACTTCGGATCATCGCCTGCTTGTGGGGAGCTTGTCGGGAGGCTATAGCGTCTATGACGAAAGTACAGAGACATTCGCTCAACTCGAAGCGACCCACACCCCTGCAGAAATGGAATCTGTCTCGATCAATGCATTTTACGAAGACAGTCATCACAACATTTGGATTGCCACAGACCGCAACGGCTTGTACATGTGGGATAGCGTACTTAAAATTTTTGTACAATACCGTCACAACGAATTGGATCCGTGGGGGATCTCCTCCAATACTGTCACAGGAGTAATAGGAGACGGCCGAGGCAATCTCTGGGTGTCGACATGGGGTGGAGGGCTCAATCTTTTCAACACCAATACCAAGCGCTTTATTCACTATTTGCACGATGAGGAAGCGCTCAATTCTCCTTCGTCCAATGTCATTCGATGCCTTGTATCTGGGAGAGGAGGCGATATTTGGCTCGGAACTGATCGTGGGGTAGACCGGGTCAGCTATGACAAAAGTGGGAAGTATCGGTTTGAACATCTCGCGACGACCAATTCTCGTGGCGAGGAACCTTTTGTACTGACCATGATGGAGGATAGTCAAAACCGTCTTTGGATTGGGAGCGAAAACGACGGTATCTGCGCAGTGGATTTGGCTACCAAGCAATACGATTGGCATGCTTACGATTCCAAGAGTGAATACAGTATCAAAAACAATTCTATTTGGTCCATTTTTGAAGACAGTAAAGGGGTAATCTGGGTAGGGACGTTCAATAAGGGCCTGTTCAAACTCGACGAGAGCAACCGGAAATTCCCAGTCTACAAACACAACCCCTACGACGAGCGGACTTTGACACACAATGCCGTGAGCTCGTTTGGAGAGGACCAACAAGGCAACGTATGGATAGCGACAGATGGTGGAGGTGTGGATTATTGGGATGTGTCCCATGGAAGTTTCACCCATTATACCAAGGAAAAATACCCGCAAATGAGCGATGAGGTACTCAGTATCATGATCGATCGATACCAAAATGTGTGGGTAGGCAACTGGCAAGGAGGTGCTCTCGTGAAGCGAAAGGGAGAAGATATTTTTGAACCTTTTCCACTCCCTCATGATTTCAAACTGCAGCATGATCGGGAAAATGTCTTTTCGATCATTGAAGACCTAAACGGAAGGATTTGGTTTGCGGTATTTAGAGGGGGCTTGCTCAGGTATGACCCGTCAACTCAGACTTATACGGCCTATCTTCATGATCAAAACAATCCCGAGAGCATCAGCTCCAACGCGACACGACAAGTCTATCAAGACAGCAAAGGTCGAATCTGGGTGAGTACAGAAGGGACCGGCCTCAACATGCTTGAGGATCCTGAATCTGGAGTGTTTCGACACTACTTTCATGACAAGAATGATGCGACGACTCTGAGTGAAAACACCGTACAGTCGGTGATAGAGGATAGCAAGGGACGCATATGGGTGGGGACGTCTGGTGGACTCAATCTCTATGACGAGTCCAAGGAGACGTTTACCAAGTATGGGTACCAAGACGGATTTGCAGACGAAGTGATTCATTCGATGCAAGTCGATGATCATGGCTTGCTCTGGCTCAGTACCAACAAAGGCTTGATACGATTCGATCCCGAAGAGAAAAAGGTCCGTAACTTTGACCTAGACGATGGGCTACAGGCGCTAGAGTTTTTCAAAAATTCCAGTTACAAACTATCCTCTGGGGCTCTGTTGTTTGGGGGAGTGGACGGGTTCAATGTACTCATGCCCGATCAGATTTCTGATGAGTTTGATGAGCCTGAGATGTATATCATGGATTTCAATGTATCCAACGAGTCCATCAAAAAATCAAACGCAGATCTCCTGCAGGGAAATTTGATGGATGGAGGACAAATAGAACTTAGCTACGATCAAAATGATTTTAGCATTGAATTTTCTCAGATCAATTTCGCTCAGTCGAGCAAAAATGAATTTGCTTACCAGTTGGAGAGCTACGATCAGGAATGGCAGTTGGCGGGCAATCGTAGGGAGGCCTATTACACCAATGTGCCCGCAGGCCAATATACATTTCGGGTCAAAGGAACGGACAATGGGGGAGAGTGGTCAGGACAGGAAGCCACATTGTCTTTGGTGATTCATCCGGCATGGTATGATACTACGTGGGCCTATGTTTTGTATGCGTTGTTTGGCTTTGGGTTGTTGTTTTGGGCGTTTCAGACTATTATCAATCGGGAGCGGTTACAGTCCAAACTCATGGTCGAGCACATGGAGCTAGCCAAAATGCAAGAACTGGATCAGATGAAATCCAGTTTCTTTGCCAACATCTCACACGAGTTTCGCTCGCCACTGACTTTGCTCTTAGGCCCGCTCAAGGCCATGATGGAAAACGATACGTTTCAAAGTTCGAGGGAGCAAGTGATGATGATGCTCCGCAATGCCGAAAATTTACTCAACCTCATCAATCAACTGCTCGAACTCTCCAAATTGGAATCAGGGAAAATGAGACTGGAACTAGTGACCATCGACGTGCTGTCATTTCTGAAACCCATCATTCATTCTTTTTCTTCCTTGGCTAGCCGAAACAACATGGCTTACAAGATTGATTTCCCGAGGGGGGAGTTGTTGCTGACTTTTGACCGAGACAAGCTCGAAAAAATCATGGTCAACTTGCTCTCCAACGCTTTCAAGTACACCAACGACTATGGCCGGATCGTAGTGACGCTGAGAGAAGAAGTTGACAAAGTTGTGATCGAAGTGCAGGACGATGGGATAGGGATACCTAAGGAGGATCAGGATTACATTTTCAACAGATACTATCGCGTACGTGATCACAAAACCAAGAAAAGCAAAGGGACAGGTATAGGATTGTCACTGACCAAGGAACTGGTAGACTTGCATCATGGACACATTGGATTTAAGAGCCAAGAGAATGAGGGGACAACCTTCGAAGTGCATTTGTTCAAGGGGACAGCCTTGTTTTCCGAAGATGATTTTGTCGATGTAGACGAATCGACACATACACAGCAGGGGCGCTCCAGCATCTATGAGTTGGAGGAGGAGGTGTTCAAATCGACCTCATCCAATGATTCACTCAGTGAGGAGGAGGACGATAAGCTGCCGCTGGTGCTTGTGGTGGAGGACAACAGTGATATACGTCTCTACATCAAGAGTATATTGGAGTCAGAGTACCGAGTTGTTTTGGCTGAAAATGGTCAAGAGGGAATCGTCACTGCCAAGGAGCAAATTCCAGACTTGATTATTTCTGATGTGATGATGCCAGAGAAAGACGGGTTTGAGGTCTGCCAAGAAATCAAGCAAGATGTCAAAACCAGCCATATCCCCGTGATCCTGTTGACGGCCAAAGCCTCCAACAACAGTGCGCTCAATGGGTTTGAGATTGGGGCAGACTACTACATCACCAAACCCTTCAATCCTAAGCTACTAAGCCTACGTGTCCGCAATGCCCTCCATACACGAGATCAAATCAGAGGGCAGCTGCAAAACAAAAGTACGTTCAATATTGAGCCTAAAAACGTCGTGATCGCCTCCAAAGAAGAAGAGTTCATCACCAAAGCGGTGGCTATTATCGAAAAGAATATTTCTAATTCCGAATTTTATGTGGATGATCTTGGGAAAGAACTCGGCATGAGTCGCATGCAACTCTACCGTAAGCTCAAGGGACTCATTGGTCAATCGGCCAATGAATTCATCCGATCCATTCGACTCAAACGAGCTGCACAGCTTATTCGCCAGGACCAGCTCAACATCTCTGAGATCACCTACCAAGTAGGGTTCAACGATCTACAGTATTTCCGTGATTGTTTCAAAAAACAATACGGGGTAAATCCCTCCGAATATGCGAGTGATGTAACAGAAAAAACACATTAA